One region of Endozoicomonas sp. Mp262 genomic DNA includes:
- the nusA gene encoding transcription termination factor NusA, with amino-acid sequence MSKEILLVVESVSNEKGVPPEVIFEAIEIALATATKKRYESEVDIRVAIDRKTGEYETFRRWTVVADEDFEFPGMHLTLDEGQEKEETIEIGGIWEEEVESVGFGRIAAQTAKQVIVQKVREAERLQMVEAYRDKLGELISGTVKKTTRDSIIIDLGNNAEAVMRKDQMLPRENFRVGTRVRALLHEISTEGRGPQLMLSRACPAMLVELFRIEVPEISEEVIEIKGAARDPGLRAKISVKTNDGRIDPVGACVGMRGARVQAVSGELGNERVDIVLWDENPVQYVINAMQPAEVASIVVDEDSGAMDIAVAEDNLAQAIGRNGQNVRLASELTGWNLNVMTESDAAEKQQKETGRVVQRFVDQLGVDKELAELLVEEGFSTMEEIAYVPIDEMLAIEGMDKEVVDELRTRAKDKLLTEAIAQEEKIDGVQPADDLLNMDGMNQELALELASRGVVTMEDLAEQSVDELLEIEGIDEKQAGELIMTARKPWFEEAGN; translated from the coding sequence ATGAGTAAAGAGATTCTGTTGGTCGTAGAGTCCGTATCCAATGAAAAGGGAGTGCCGCCCGAAGTTATTTTCGAGGCGATTGAAATAGCACTGGCAACGGCGACCAAGAAACGCTATGAGAGCGAGGTCGATATCCGTGTGGCTATTGACCGGAAAACAGGGGAATACGAGACTTTCCGTCGCTGGACGGTTGTGGCTGATGAGGATTTCGAATTCCCTGGCATGCACTTGACCCTGGATGAAGGCCAAGAAAAAGAAGAAACCATCGAAATCGGTGGTATCTGGGAAGAAGAAGTAGAATCCGTAGGCTTTGGGCGTATTGCAGCACAAACCGCCAAGCAGGTTATTGTACAGAAGGTCCGTGAAGCTGAGCGGCTCCAGATGGTTGAAGCTTACCGGGATAAACTGGGTGAGCTGATTTCGGGGACTGTGAAGAAAACAACCCGTGACAGCATTATTATCGATTTAGGTAATAATGCTGAGGCAGTGATGCGTAAAGATCAAATGCTGCCCAGGGAAAACTTTAGGGTAGGAACCCGGGTTCGGGCATTACTGCACGAAATTTCCACAGAAGGCCGTGGGCCTCAGCTGATGCTTTCCCGGGCTTGTCCGGCCATGCTGGTGGAATTGTTTAGAATCGAAGTTCCTGAAATTTCAGAAGAAGTTATTGAAATTAAAGGTGCGGCAAGGGATCCGGGGCTTCGTGCGAAAATTTCGGTAAAAACCAATGATGGCCGTATCGACCCGGTAGGTGCCTGTGTTGGTATGCGCGGAGCACGGGTTCAGGCCGTTTCCGGAGAGCTTGGGAACGAGCGTGTTGATATCGTGCTTTGGGATGAGAATCCAGTGCAGTATGTCATCAACGCCATGCAGCCTGCCGAAGTGGCCTCCATTGTGGTGGATGAGGACTCCGGGGCAATGGATATTGCTGTTGCGGAAGATAATCTGGCGCAGGCTATTGGTCGTAACGGCCAGAATGTTCGCCTGGCCAGTGAGCTGACAGGCTGGAACCTGAACGTGATGACTGAGTCTGATGCTGCAGAAAAGCAGCAAAAAGAGACCGGACGCGTTGTCCAGAGGTTTGTTGATCAGCTTGGCGTTGATAAGGAACTGGCCGAACTGCTGGTGGAGGAAGGGTTCTCCACCATGGAAGAAATTGCTTATGTACCTATCGATGAGATGCTTGCAATCGAGGGTATGGACAAAGAAGTGGTCGACGAGCTGCGTACACGCGCCAAAGACAAGCTGCTGACTGAGGCAATTGCTCAGGAAGAAAAAATCGACGGAGTCCAGCCTGCTGATGATCTGCTAAATATGGATGGCATGAATCAGGAATTGGCACTTGAGCTGGCCAGTCGTGGTGTTGTGACCATGGAAGATCTTGCTGAGCAGTCTGTGGATGAATTGCTTGAAATTGAAGGCATTGATGAAAAGCAGGCCGGTGAGTTGATTATGACCGCGCGCAAACCCTGGTTCGAGGAAGCGGGTAACTGA
- the infB gene encoding translation initiation factor IF-2, translating to MAEVTVEQLAAVVGAPVERLLQQMQDAGLPQTSASQPVSDAEKQQLLAHLKRSHGGGSSAESGKITLKRKTVSKMKVSGSTGKNKVVNVEVRKKRTYVKKEEESENKRRDDRGADARSRRDGDSRGPRRDGDSRGPRREGDNRGPRRDGDSRAPRREGDNRGPRREGDNRGPRREGDSRGPRRDGPRAPMMAAPAEVPAPLPDDGRKNRKRGNKKDRRSDSDDLPRRNGDRRGGRDNRRDDRRGGSRRSSRTVTPESMVAHGFTKPTAPVVREVSIPETITVGELAQKMAVKAADVIKTMFKMGSMVTINQVIDQDTASIIVEEMGHKFKLTKADAIEDSLVDDTGEVQGEEAPRAPVVTVMGHVDHGKTSLLDYIRKSRVQAGEAGGITQHIGAYHVETPRGIVSFLDTPGHAAFTAMRARGAQATDIVILVVAADDGVMPQTEEAVQHAKAAGVPIVVAVNKMDKPEADPDRVKNELSAREVIPEEWGGDTQFMPVSALTGEGVDELLEAVLLQAEVLELKAVHDGPARGVVVESRLDKGRGPVATVLVQSGELKQGDNILVGQQYGRVRAMLNENGKPIKTAGPSIPVEILGLDGTPGAGDEMQAVRDERKAREIAMFRQGKFREIKLARQQAAKLENVFSSMGTSEKKVLNIVLKADVRGSLEALTSSLQELGNEEVEVKVISGGVGGITETDANLALASNAVIVGFNVRADASARKVVEAEELDMRYYSVIYDIVDDVKKALGGMLGSDTREEIVGVAEVRDVFRSPKFGAVAGCMVVEGTVHRNERIRVLRENVVIYEGELESLRRYKDDVNEVRNGMECGIAVKSYNDVKPGDKIEVYKTIEVQRTL from the coding sequence ATGGCAGAAGTAACCGTAGAACAACTCGCTGCAGTGGTCGGTGCCCCGGTCGAGCGATTGTTGCAGCAAATGCAGGATGCCGGACTGCCGCAGACCAGTGCGTCTCAGCCGGTAAGCGATGCTGAGAAACAGCAGTTATTGGCGCACCTGAAGCGCAGTCATGGTGGTGGCTCATCCGCTGAGTCTGGCAAGATTACCCTGAAGCGTAAAACTGTCAGCAAGATGAAGGTTTCTGGCAGTACCGGGAAAAACAAGGTTGTCAATGTAGAGGTACGCAAAAAGCGTACCTACGTTAAGAAGGAAGAAGAGTCCGAAAACAAGCGCAGGGACGATAGGGGGGCAGATGCCCGTTCTCGTCGTGATGGGGACAGTCGTGGTCCTCGTCGTGATGGAGATTCCCGTGGTCCTCGTCGTGAAGGGGACAATCGTGGTCCTCGCCGTGATGGAGACTCTCGCGCTCCGCGTCGTGAAGGGGACAATCGTGGTCCTCGCCGTGAGGGTGATAATCGTGGCCCACGCCGTGAGGGAGATTCCCGCGGCCCACGCCGTGATGGACCTCGCGCTCCAATGATGGCAGCTCCTGCAGAAGTTCCAGCTCCGTTGCCGGATGATGGCCGGAAGAACCGTAAGCGGGGTAACAAGAAAGATCGTCGTTCTGACTCCGATGATCTGCCACGCCGCAATGGTGACAGAAGGGGTGGACGTGATAACCGCAGGGATGATCGCAGGGGCGGAAGTCGTCGTTCCTCCCGTACGGTGACTCCTGAGTCCATGGTGGCTCACGGCTTTACCAAGCCGACAGCGCCGGTTGTGCGTGAGGTTTCCATTCCTGAAACCATCACTGTGGGTGAACTGGCCCAGAAGATGGCGGTGAAAGCTGCCGATGTCATCAAGACCATGTTCAAGATGGGCTCCATGGTGACTATCAACCAGGTCATCGATCAGGATACTGCCTCCATTATCGTTGAAGAAATGGGGCACAAGTTCAAGCTCACCAAGGCAGACGCCATTGAAGACAGCCTGGTTGACGATACCGGTGAGGTTCAGGGTGAAGAGGCACCTCGTGCACCGGTAGTGACTGTGATGGGTCACGTTGACCACGGTAAGACTTCTTTGCTGGATTACATTCGCAAGAGCCGGGTACAGGCTGGCGAAGCCGGCGGCATTACCCAGCATATCGGTGCTTACCATGTTGAAACACCTCGTGGCATTGTATCCTTCCTGGATACTCCGGGACACGCGGCGTTTACAGCGATGCGTGCCCGTGGAGCCCAGGCAACGGATATTGTTATTCTGGTTGTTGCCGCCGATGACGGTGTGATGCCTCAGACTGAAGAGGCGGTTCAACACGCTAAAGCGGCAGGTGTACCCATTGTTGTTGCTGTTAATAAAATGGATAAGCCGGAAGCGGATCCTGACCGTGTCAAGAATGAACTGTCTGCACGGGAAGTTATCCCTGAAGAGTGGGGTGGTGATACTCAGTTCATGCCTGTATCTGCCCTCACCGGTGAAGGTGTGGATGAGCTGCTGGAGGCCGTTCTTCTACAAGCTGAAGTACTTGAGCTGAAAGCTGTGCATGACGGTCCGGCTCGTGGTGTGGTTGTTGAATCTCGCCTGGATAAAGGTCGTGGTCCGGTAGCAACGGTTCTGGTGCAAAGTGGTGAGCTCAAGCAGGGGGATAACATCCTGGTGGGTCAACAGTATGGTCGTGTTCGTGCCATGCTGAATGAAAACGGCAAGCCTATTAAGACTGCCGGTCCTTCTATCCCTGTTGAGATTCTGGGTCTGGATGGAACACCGGGTGCCGGTGATGAAATGCAGGCAGTGAGGGATGAGCGCAAGGCCCGTGAAATCGCCATGTTCCGCCAGGGCAAATTCCGCGAGATCAAGCTGGCCAGACAACAGGCAGCCAAGCTGGAGAATGTCTTCTCCAGCATGGGCACCAGTGAGAAGAAAGTGTTGAATATCGTTCTCAAGGCCGATGTTCGAGGCTCTCTGGAAGCGCTGACTTCTTCCCTGCAGGAGCTGGGTAATGAAGAAGTTGAAGTGAAGGTCATCTCTGGTGGTGTGGGTGGTATCACCGAAACTGATGCTAACCTGGCACTGGCCTCCAATGCCGTTATTGTCGGCTTTAACGTCCGTGCTGATGCCTCTGCCCGTAAGGTAGTTGAGGCAGAAGAGCTGGATATGCGTTACTACAGTGTCATCTATGACATTGTTGATGATGTCAAGAAAGCGCTGGGTGGTATGCTGGGCTCCGATACCCGTGAAGAGATCGTGGGTGTTGCGGAAGTTCGGGATGTATTCCGTTCACCGAAGTTTGGTGCGGTTGCTGGCTGTATGGTGGTCGAAGGCACTGTTCACCGGAATGAGCGCATCCGTGTCCTGCGTGAAAACGTGGTTATTTACGAGGGTGAGCTGGAATCCCTGAGACGCTATAAGGATGATGTCAATGAAGTTCGTAACGGCATGGAATGTGGTATTGCGGTTAAGAGCTACAATGATGTGAAGCCTGGCGACAAGATCGAGGTTTATAAGACCATCGAAGTGCAGCGGACGCTCTGA
- the rbfA gene encoding 30S ribosome-binding factor RbfA, producing the protein MAKEYSRTQRVADQVQKELAQIIQLEMKDPRLGLVTVSAVDVSRDLAFADVYVSFLGVDEQKHIDESVEVLNHAAGFLRSQLARAVKLRFTPQLRFYYDSSLRRGQYLSSLIEQAVAEDNRHGE; encoded by the coding sequence ATGGCCAAAGAATACAGTCGTACCCAGAGGGTTGCGGACCAGGTTCAAAAAGAACTGGCCCAGATCATTCAGCTGGAAATGAAAGACCCTCGCTTGGGGTTGGTAACCGTCAGTGCTGTTGATGTCAGTCGTGACCTGGCATTTGCAGATGTCTATGTTTCTTTTTTGGGTGTTGATGAGCAAAAGCACATTGATGAATCTGTTGAAGTGCTGAATCACGCGGCAGGCTTCTTGCGGAGCCAGCTGGCGCGAGCAGTGAAGCTTCGTTTTACTCCTCAGCTTCGTTTTTATTACGACAGCAGCCTGCGCAGGGGGCAGTACCTGAGCTCTCTTATCGAGCAGGCAGTCGCAGAAGATAATCGTCACGGGGAGTAA
- the truB gene encoding tRNA pseudouridine(55) synthase TruB produces the protein MGKRRRSRGRPVNGIIVVDKFKGASSNDVLQKVKRIFGAAKAGHTGSLDPLATGVLPICLGEATKFSQFLLDSDKSYRTTVQLGVKTTTGDAEGEVVEERPVQVTRSDVEAVLTQFLGEIEQIPSMYSALKHKGQPLYKLAREGIEVERPARKITIHRIELLDFEADRFVLEVDCTKGTYIRTLAEDIGEALGCLAHVAELRRLKAGPYAEQVAYSIEQLESIKFEGRSGMLTGEQADELESLFARMDEAGRDSLEDDELERLKELSSRRNRGGNQALDTLLLPLDTSVSNWPEVRLGVNSSFYVSQGQPVLVPQAPTSGYVRIYGMVEGGGEEYCFLGVGEVLDDGRIAPKRLVRSAA, from the coding sequence ATGGGTAAGCGCAGGCGTAGTCGTGGCCGTCCGGTCAACGGCATTATTGTTGTGGATAAGTTCAAGGGTGCCAGCTCTAACGATGTGCTGCAGAAGGTCAAGCGCATCTTTGGTGCAGCCAAGGCTGGCCATACCGGGAGCCTGGACCCTTTAGCCACTGGCGTTCTTCCCATTTGTTTGGGGGAGGCCACCAAGTTTTCCCAGTTTTTGCTGGATTCTGATAAATCATATAGAACCACAGTCCAGCTGGGAGTGAAAACCACCACCGGTGACGCTGAGGGAGAAGTGGTTGAAGAAAGACCTGTTCAGGTGACCCGTTCTGATGTTGAGGCAGTACTGACTCAGTTTCTTGGTGAGATTGAACAGATTCCCAGTATGTACTCTGCTCTGAAGCACAAAGGGCAGCCACTGTATAAGCTGGCTCGGGAAGGTATAGAGGTTGAACGGCCTGCCAGGAAAATCACTATCCACAGAATTGAGCTGCTTGATTTTGAGGCAGATCGTTTTGTACTGGAAGTGGACTGCACCAAAGGGACTTATATCAGAACCCTGGCAGAAGATATCGGTGAGGCCCTTGGCTGTTTGGCTCATGTTGCAGAGCTACGACGCCTGAAGGCCGGGCCTTATGCCGAACAGGTAGCCTATTCTATTGAACAGCTGGAATCCATCAAGTTTGAAGGCCGTTCCGGGATGCTAACCGGTGAACAGGCTGATGAGCTTGAATCCCTGTTTGCCAGAATGGATGAGGCAGGCCGGGACAGTCTCGAGGATGATGAGCTAGAGCGGTTGAAAGAGCTGAGTTCCCGGCGTAACCGTGGCGGCAACCAGGCTTTGGATACACTATTGTTGCCTCTGGATACATCGGTGAGTAACTGGCCAGAGGTGCGTCTTGGGGTTAACAGTAGCTTTTATGTTTCACAGGGCCAGCCGGTTCTTGTACCCCAGGCGCCAACCAGTGGCTATGTCAGAATCTATGGTATGGTAGAGGGAGGCGGTGAAGAGTATTGCTTCCTGGGGGTGGGTGAAGTGCTGGATGATGGCCGCATAGCACCAAAGCGGTTGGTGAGAAGCGCAGCTTAG
- the rpsO gene encoding 30S ribosomal protein S15: MALTAEKKVEIIKEFGRSEGDSGSPEVQVALLTANIEGLQSHFKANHKDHHSRRGLIRMVNQRRNLLDYLKRKDVERYRTLIGRLGLRR, translated from the coding sequence ATGGCTTTGACTGCTGAAAAGAAAGTAGAGATTATCAAGGAATTCGGTCGCTCTGAAGGTGACAGTGGTTCTCCTGAAGTACAGGTTGCTCTGCTAACAGCAAACATTGAAGGCCTGCAGTCCCACTTTAAGGCTAACCACAAGGATCACCACTCCCGTCGTGGTCTGATTCGTATGGTTAACCAGCGTCGTAACCTGCTTGACTACCTGAAGCGTAAGGATGTTGAGCGTTACCGTACTCTGATTGGCCGCCTGGGTCTGCGTCGCTAA
- the pnp gene encoding polyribonucleotide nucleotidyltransferase translates to MNPTTKSFQFGGQTVTLETGRIARQASGAVLATMGELAVLATVVGAREAREGQGFFPLSVHYQEKAYAAGRIPGGFIKREGKASEKETLTSRLIDRPIRPLFPKGFMNEVQVVITVVSVDKRNDPDMLAMIATSAALAISGIPFDGPIGAARVGFTEEDGYILNPTYEKLKASELDMVVAGTSEAVLMVESEAQELSEDEMLGAVLFAHQEYQPAIQAIKELAAEVGKPRWDWQPEPENEVVKAAVKAQFEEAIREAYQVTVKQDRNTKLAALREEAVEALAGEGEGKFPEAELTKIFSKLEKEIVRGNILEGKPRIDGRDTKTVRSIDVEVGVLPKTHGSALFTRGETQAMVTTTLGTSRDAQIVDSLEGESRDAFMLHYNFPSYSVGECGRMGPPGRREIGHGRLARRGVQAVLPTDADFPYTIRVVSEITESNGSSSMASVCGSSLALMDAGVPLKSPVAGIAMGLVKEGERFAVLTDILGDEDHLGDMDFKVAGTAEGITALQMDIKIAGITEEIMDIALEQAMDARLHILDEMNKVISTSREELSPNAPMTMKIKIDQDKIRDVIGKGGATIRSICEDTGASVDIDDDGTVKIYAETKDACQAAYDRVYGITAEAEIGKIYEGTVTRIVEFGAFVNIMPGQDGLVHISQIADHRVENVSDYMKMGDKVKVVVMDIDNRGRVKLSMKEAAKMVQQEA, encoded by the coding sequence GTGAATCCGACAACAAAGTCTTTTCAGTTCGGTGGCCAGACGGTCACTCTGGAAACCGGGCGAATCGCACGTCAAGCCTCTGGTGCTGTGTTGGCAACCATGGGTGAGTTGGCGGTTCTGGCTACTGTAGTGGGAGCCAGGGAAGCCCGTGAAGGTCAGGGCTTTTTCCCTCTGTCTGTACATTACCAGGAAAAAGCCTATGCCGCAGGTCGCATTCCTGGTGGTTTTATCAAGCGTGAAGGTAAAGCCTCTGAAAAGGAAACCCTGACCTCCCGTTTGATTGACCGGCCTATTCGTCCCCTTTTCCCAAAAGGGTTTATGAATGAGGTGCAGGTTGTTATTACGGTTGTTTCTGTAGACAAGCGTAATGATCCGGATATGCTGGCAATGATTGCCACCTCTGCCGCACTGGCTATTTCAGGTATTCCATTTGATGGCCCTATTGGTGCTGCGCGGGTTGGTTTTACCGAAGAAGATGGCTACATTCTCAATCCAACCTATGAAAAGCTGAAAGCTTCTGAGCTGGATATGGTGGTTGCGGGAACCAGTGAAGCGGTGCTGATGGTTGAGTCCGAAGCCCAGGAACTGTCTGAAGATGAGATGCTGGGAGCAGTGTTATTTGCCCATCAGGAATATCAGCCAGCGATCCAGGCCATTAAAGAACTGGCAGCGGAAGTGGGTAAGCCTCGCTGGGACTGGCAGCCAGAGCCGGAAAATGAGGTGGTGAAAGCAGCCGTGAAGGCTCAGTTTGAAGAGGCTATTCGTGAAGCTTACCAGGTTACTGTCAAGCAAGATCGAAACACCAAGCTGGCAGCCCTGCGTGAGGAGGCTGTAGAAGCACTGGCAGGTGAAGGTGAAGGGAAGTTTCCAGAAGCTGAGCTCACCAAGATCTTTAGCAAGCTGGAAAAAGAAATTGTTCGTGGCAACATTCTGGAAGGAAAGCCCCGAATTGATGGCCGTGATACCAAGACTGTGCGTTCCATTGACGTTGAGGTAGGTGTTTTACCGAAAACTCACGGCTCTGCACTGTTTACCCGTGGTGAAACACAGGCCATGGTCACCACGACTCTGGGAACTTCCCGGGATGCTCAGATCGTTGACTCCCTTGAAGGTGAATCCAGGGATGCCTTCATGCTGCACTATAACTTCCCTTCCTACTCCGTTGGGGAGTGTGGTCGCATGGGGCCTCCGGGACGTCGTGAAATTGGTCATGGTCGTCTGGCTCGCCGTGGTGTGCAGGCTGTCCTGCCAACAGACGCTGACTTCCCATACACTATCCGTGTGGTTTCCGAGATCACTGAATCCAACGGCTCCAGCTCCATGGCCTCTGTGTGTGGTTCCAGTCTGGCCCTGATGGATGCCGGTGTACCCCTGAAATCACCTGTGGCGGGTATTGCCATGGGACTGGTGAAAGAAGGTGAGCGCTTTGCCGTACTGACCGATATTCTCGGTGATGAAGATCACCTTGGGGATATGGACTTTAAAGTGGCAGGTACTGCTGAAGGTATCACCGCGCTGCAGATGGATATCAAGATTGCGGGCATCACCGAAGAGATTATGGATATTGCCCTTGAGCAGGCCATGGATGCCCGTCTCCATATTCTTGACGAAATGAATAAGGTGATCAGTACATCCAGAGAGGAACTGTCTCCTAACGCGCCCATGACCATGAAGATCAAGATTGATCAGGATAAGATCAGGGATGTCATTGGTAAGGGTGGTGCAACCATTCGTTCCATTTGTGAAGATACTGGCGCTTCCGTTGATATTGACGACGATGGCACGGTGAAAATCTATGCTGAAACCAAAGATGCCTGCCAGGCAGCTTATGACCGTGTATACGGCATCACTGCCGAAGCAGAGATTGGCAAGATTTACGAAGGAACCGTCACTCGCATTGTAGAGTTTGGTGCCTTTGTGAATATTATGCCAGGTCAGGATGGTCTTGTTCACATTTCCCAGATTGCAGATCACCGCGTAGAGAATGTGAGTGATTATATGAAGATGGGAGATAAGGTGAAGGTTGTGGTTATGGATATAGACAACCGTGGCCGTGTGAAGCTGAGCATGAAGGAAGCTGCAAAGATGGTGCAGCAAGAAGCCTGA